TTTCAGGCTTGCCGCGCGGATGGCTTCAGCAATGCCGGGTACCAGGCGGTCAATAACCGCCAGGGTTGCTTCCGGTGTGTTATCTCTGGGGCTTAGTCCTGTACCACCGGTGGTGAGGATAAGATCCAATTTATGTTCATCGGCAAATTCAATTAGGGTGGCGCTAATAATATCAGGATCGTCCGGGACAATGCGGTACTGTTCCACCTGCCCTAATTCTGCCACCAGTTCTTTAATGGCTGCGCCACTAAGATCCTCCCTTTGACCT
This region of Desulforamulus ferrireducens genomic DNA includes:
- a CDS encoding MogA/MoaB family molybdenum cofactor biosynthesis protein, with translation MYKIGIVTMSDKCSQGQREDLSGAAIKELVAELGQVEQYRIVPDDPDIISATLIEFADEHKLDLILTTGGTGLSPRDNTPEATLAVIDRLVPGIAEAIRAASLKKTPKAMLSRAVSGTRGKTLIINLPGSVKGVRECLEVVLPVLDHGLEILSGRGGECGQAK